In one Sphingomonas sp. AP4-R1 genomic region, the following are encoded:
- the coxB gene encoding cytochrome c oxidase subunit II, producing the protein MKTVRALILTLLAVLAGAAPTFAQSAPAPAAAVPPVAEASAAPAAAPAPAGAPAEAAAAPAPAPEPVAKVPDIVHAAPTPGIGQPTDSIRLQTQMTPIGEEAVRFHDIILVPMMVVMSVFVLLLLIWVVLRYRAAANPTPSRTSHNTVIEVIWTLFPVLVLVSIAVPSIRLLAHQYHPPKADLTVKVIGNQWYWTYQYPDNGDFEVVSNLLKEKSEVKPGARFRTDADGPRLLAVDERMVVPAGAVVKVITTSNDVIHSFAMPAFWVKMDAIPGRLNETWFKVDRPGVYFGQCSELCGARHGYMPIAVEVVSKAQYAQWVASKGGTMPGAKPAAVKTAAATPSSSLTVAQN; encoded by the coding sequence CTGAAGACCGTTCGGGCCTTGATTCTCACTCTGCTGGCCGTCCTTGCGGGCGCCGCTCCCACTTTTGCCCAATCCGCTCCGGCTCCCGCCGCTGCCGTGCCGCCCGTGGCCGAGGCATCGGCCGCGCCTGCTGCCGCGCCGGCGCCTGCGGGCGCCCCCGCCGAGGCCGCCGCAGCGCCGGCTCCAGCCCCGGAGCCTGTCGCCAAGGTGCCGGACATCGTCCATGCCGCGCCCACGCCGGGCATCGGCCAGCCGACCGACTCCATCCGCCTGCAGACGCAGATGACGCCGATCGGCGAGGAGGCGGTGCGCTTCCACGATATCATTCTCGTGCCGATGATGGTCGTGATGTCCGTCTTCGTGCTGCTGCTGCTGATCTGGGTGGTGCTGCGCTATCGCGCCGCCGCGAACCCCACGCCCTCGCGCACCTCGCACAACACCGTGATCGAGGTGATCTGGACGCTCTTCCCGGTGCTGGTGCTGGTCTCGATCGCGGTGCCGTCGATCCGGCTGCTCGCGCATCAATATCATCCGCCCAAGGCCGATCTCACCGTGAAGGTGATCGGCAACCAATGGTATTGGACCTACCAATATCCGGACAATGGCGACTTCGAGGTCGTGTCCAACCTGCTCAAGGAAAAGAGCGAGGTGAAGCCCGGCGCGCGCTTCCGCACCGATGCGGACGGGCCGCGCCTGCTCGCCGTCGACGAGCGGATGGTGGTCCCGGCCGGCGCTGTCGTGAAGGTCATCACCACCTCGAACGACGTGATCCACAGTTTCGCGATGCCGGCTTTCTGGGTGAAGATGGATGCGATACCGGGGCGCCTGAATGAAACATGGTTCAAGGTGGATCGACCGGGTGTGTATTTCGGCCAATGTTCGGAGCTGTGCGGCGCCCGCCACGGCTACATGCCGATCGCGGTGGAAGTGGTGAGCAAGGCGCAATATGCGCAGTGGGTCGCCTCCAAGGGCGGCACGATGCCCGGCGCCAAACCAGCCGCCGTGAAGACTGCCGCCGCCACGCCTTCCTCGTCGCTCACCGTCGCGCAGAACTGA
- the acpS gene encoding holo-ACP synthase translates to MIIGLGSDLCNIERIQQSLDRFGQRFTHRVFTDIERAKAERRTLTRAGTYAKRFAAKEAFSKAVGTGFKAGVFMHDIGVVNLPSGAPTLALTGGAKARLDALTPPGHAVTIHLTLTDDHPWAQAFVILEARPL, encoded by the coding sequence ATGATCATCGGTCTCGGCTCGGACCTCTGCAATATCGAGCGGATCCAGCAGTCGCTCGATCGCTTCGGCCAGCGTTTCACGCACCGAGTCTTCACCGATATCGAGCGCGCCAAGGCCGAACGCCGCACGCTCACCCGCGCCGGCACCTATGCCAAGCGCTTCGCCGCCAAGGAGGCCTTCTCCAAGGCCGTCGGCACCGGATTCAAGGCGGGCGTGTTCATGCACGATATCGGCGTGGTGAACCTGCCCTCGGGCGCGCCCACGCTCGCGCTCACGGGCGGAGCGAAGGCGAGGCTTGACGCGTTGACCCCGCCGGGCCACGCGGTCACCATTCATTTGACGCTCACCGACGATCATCCATGGGCGCAGGCGTTCGTCATCCTCGAAGCCCGGCCGCTGTAG
- the pyrE gene encoding orotate phosphoribosyltransferase, translated as MTEDEVIAEFRAADALLEGHFILSSGLRSPRYLQCARVLMNPARAAKLTDALAARIPAEIRDQLDAVVSPAMGGVIAGHEMGRALGLDAMFVERPTGTFELRRGFALTPGAKVLMMEDVVTTGLSSREAIRAIEAAGGTVIVAASLVDRSNGRVDLGVPFFPLIRLDVPSYEADALPPELAAIPAIKPGSRAAA; from the coding sequence ATGACCGAAGACGAGGTGATCGCCGAATTCCGTGCGGCCGACGCATTGCTGGAGGGGCATTTCATCCTCTCCTCCGGGCTGCGGAGCCCCCGCTATCTGCAGTGCGCGCGCGTGCTGATGAACCCGGCCCGCGCCGCGAAGCTCACCGATGCGCTCGCCGCGCGCATCCCCGCCGAGATTCGCGATCAGCTGGACGCCGTCGTCTCGCCCGCGATGGGCGGCGTGATCGCCGGGCATGAAATGGGCCGCGCGCTGGGGCTGGACGCGATGTTCGTCGAGCGGCCGACCGGCACGTTCGAGCTGCGGCGCGGCTTCGCGCTGACGCCGGGCGCCAAGGTGCTGATGATGGAGGATGTCGTCACCACCGGGCTGTCCTCGCGCGAGGCGATCAGGGCGATCGAGGCGGCGGGCGGCACCGTGATCGTCGCAGCGTCGCTGGTCGATCGCTCGAACGGGCGCGTCGATCTGGGTGTGCCCTTCTTCCCGCTGATCCGCCTCGACGTGCCGAGCTACGAGGCGGACGCGCTGCCGCCGGAGCTGGCGGCGATCCCGGCGATCAAGCCCGGCAGCCGGGCCGCCGCCTGA
- the lepB gene encoding signal peptidase I, with translation MSDTSPDLAAPPPLAKSKPDPKKTDWWAELRGIVWLVLGVLAVWSFIAKPFYIPSESMMPTLIKGDRLIVTKYPYGWSYVSPSFHVLPFMKGRILGRMPERGDVVILKPPTENSDYIKRVIGLPGDTIEVNRGILSLNGKPVKRVSMGVKMLPIDDNVPCASPLESQARKTGPDGKDYCELPVFRETLPNGVSYDTVDFGYQPGTGDDYGPVTVPADHVFVMGDNRDESADSRYETWQLGLGGPVAWENLGGRADFITFSYDGSTKIWNPLTWFTALRGGRAGINLHPSHDAGAPAK, from the coding sequence TTGAGCGATACCTCTCCCGATCTCGCCGCCCCGCCGCCGCTCGCCAAGAGCAAGCCCGATCCGAAGAAGACCGACTGGTGGGCGGAACTGCGCGGTATAGTCTGGCTGGTGCTGGGCGTGCTCGCGGTGTGGAGCTTCATCGCCAAGCCCTTCTACATCCCCAGCGAATCGATGATGCCGACCCTGATCAAGGGCGACCGGCTGATCGTGACGAAATATCCGTACGGCTGGTCCTACGTTTCGCCCTCCTTCCATGTGCTGCCCTTCATGAAGGGCCGCATCCTCGGCCGGATGCCGGAGCGCGGCGACGTCGTGATCCTGAAGCCGCCGACCGAGAACAGCGATTATATCAAGCGCGTGATCGGCCTGCCGGGCGACACGATCGAAGTGAATCGCGGCATCCTCTCGCTCAACGGCAAGCCGGTGAAGCGCGTGTCGATGGGCGTGAAGATGCTGCCGATCGACGACAATGTCCCGTGCGCCTCCCCGCTGGAATCGCAGGCGCGCAAGACCGGGCCGGACGGCAAGGATTATTGCGAGCTGCCGGTCTTCCGCGAGACGCTGCCGAACGGCGTGAGCTACGACACGGTCGATTTCGGCTACCAGCCCGGCACCGGCGACGATTACGGCCCCGTGACCGTGCCCGCCGATCATGTGTTCGTGATGGGCGACAATCGCGACGAGAGCGCGGACAGCCGCTACGAGACGTGGCAGCTCGGCCTGGGCGGCCCGGTCGCGTGGGAGAATCTCGGCGGCCGCGCCGATTTCATCACCTTCTCCTATGACGGCTCCACCAAGATCTGGAACCCGCTGACCTGGTTCACCGCGCTGCGCGGCGGCCGCGCGGGCATCAACCTGCACCCGAGCCACGACGCCGGCGCTCCCGCCAAGTGA
- a CDS encoding pyridoxine 5'-phosphate synthase produces the protein MALTSPLGEPGRLRLGVNIDHVATVRNARGGLTPDPLRAAEIAQAAGADGITAHLREDRRHIVDADIARLIGGIALPLNFEMAATEDMVEIALRHRPHAACIVPERREEVTTEGGLDAAGQHNRLKPLIARLNDAGIRVSLFIEPDARQIEAAIHLGAPVVEFHTGAYAHAEGEALATELRRLADAAALAARNGIEPHAGHGLTYDNVMPVAAIPQLAELNIGHFLIGEAIFVGLDASVRRMRELMDAAR, from the coding sequence ATGGCTCTGACGTCGCCCCTGGGCGAGCCGGGGCGCCTGCGCCTCGGCGTCAATATCGATCATGTCGCCACCGTGCGGAATGCGCGCGGCGGGCTCACGCCCGATCCGCTGCGCGCCGCCGAGATCGCGCAGGCGGCGGGCGCGGACGGCATCACCGCGCATCTGCGCGAGGATCGCCGCCATATCGTGGACGCCGATATCGCCCGGCTGATCGGCGGCATCGCCCTCCCCCTCAATTTCGAGATGGCCGCGACCGAGGACATGGTCGAGATCGCGCTGCGCCACCGCCCCCACGCCGCCTGCATCGTGCCCGAACGGCGCGAGGAAGTGACGACCGAGGGCGGGCTGGACGCCGCCGGGCAGCATAATCGGCTGAAGCCGCTGATCGCGCGCCTGAACGACGCGGGCATCCGCGTGAGCCTGTTCATCGAGCCCGACGCGCGCCAGATCGAGGCGGCGATCCATCTCGGCGCCCCCGTCGTGGAATTCCACACCGGCGCCTATGCCCATGCCGAAGGCGAGGCGCTGGCGACCGAGCTGCGCCGCCTGGCCGATGCCGCCGCGCTCGCCGCGCGCAACGGGATCGAGCCGCATGCGGGGCACGGCCTCACCTACGACAATGTGATGCCCGTCGCCGCGATCCCGCAACTGGCGGAGCTGAACATCGGCCACTTCCTGATCGGCGAGGCGATCTTCGTCGGGCTGGACGCCAGCGTGCGCCGGATGCGCGAGCTCATGGACGCGGCGCGATGA